In Hippoglossus hippoglossus isolate fHipHip1 chromosome 24, fHipHip1.pri, whole genome shotgun sequence, a single genomic region encodes these proteins:
- the LOC117758390 gene encoding uncharacterized protein LOC117758390 — protein sequence MDEIKRIKMSLHLLLVLIPFTVLAAQYSFIIVRAGAEVTLPCDNVRDDHVNCGATTWFFSDSEWTRSVDLFVNRQLDTSLISKSKEDRLRLAANCSLVIREVTAEDAGQYTCRQFDLTTQTYEDHVVYLSVVNMTEQKRTDEVTLSCSVSPYGRCDLTVKWLYMNIDVTEDNTELKTSQSSCSANVSFSKSHSVYKMKNYSSLTCKVKDGDKEEKFAFIPPSSEGQNKPAPGNNEMTTAWWWYIRLVVGFATIVIMVVILIRWRRNKIQGGDDAVIFSTVEAASSSTGPSADPSSLYANVTIIQ from the exons TGCTCGCTGCCCAATATTCCTTCATCATCgtcagagctggagctgaagtcACTTTGCCTTGTGACAATGTGAGAGATGATCATGTGAACTGTGGAGCTACTACCTGGTTCTTCAGTGATTCAGAGTGGACTAGATCAGTAGACCTGTTTGTAAACAGGCAGCTCGACACATCTCTGATTTCCAAATCTAAAGAAGACAGACTACGTCTTGCTGCAAACTGTTCTCTGGTTATTAGGGAGGTCACAGCTGAAGATGCTGGTCAATACACCTGCAGACAGTTTGAcctgacaacacaaacatatgaaGATCATGTGGTTTATCTCTCTGTTGTCAACA TGACTGAGCAGAAGAGAACTGATGAGGTGACGTtgagctgctctgtgtcacCATATGGAAGGTGTGACCTCACAGTGAAGTGGCTGTATATGAATATAGATGTGACTGAAGacaacactgaactgaagacATCACAGTCTTCCTGCTCGGCCAATGTGAGCTTCTCAAAATCCCATTCTGTTTACAAGATGAAGAACTATAGCTCATTAACATGTAAAGTGAAGGATGgtgacaaagaggaaaagtttgCCTTCATTCCTCCGTcatcag AAGGACAGAACAAACCAGCTCCAGGAAACAATGAGATGACAACAG CTTGGTGGTGGTACATTCGTCTGGTTGTGGGTTTTGCCACAATCGTAATAATGGTTGTGATTCTCATcagatggagaagaaacaag ATCCAGGGTGGTGATGATGCAGTGATCTTCAGCACTGTGGAAGCTGCCTCCTCTTCTACTGGACCCTCAGCTGATCCCAGCAGCCTCTATGCCAACGTCACAATCATACAATAG